A genomic window from Polaribacter gangjinensis includes:
- the rplS gene encoding 50S ribosomal protein L19, with translation MESLIKFVQDEFVTKKEFADFAAGDTITVYYEIKEGAKTRTQFFRGVVIQKRGSGASETFTIRKMSGTVGVERIFPVNLPSIQKIEVNKKGKVRRARIFYFRDLTGKKARITEKRR, from the coding sequence ATGGAATCTTTAATAAAATTTGTTCAAGACGAATTTGTAACAAAAAAAGAATTTGCAGATTTTGCTGCTGGTGATACAATCACTGTTTATTACGAAATTAAAGAGGGTGCAAAAACACGTACTCAGTTTTTTAGAGGTGTTGTAATCCAAAAAAGAGGTTCAGGAGCTTCTGAAACTTTTACAATCAGAAAAATGTCTGGAACTGTTGGTGTTGAAAGAATTTTCCCAGTAAACTTACCATCAATTCAAAAAATTGAAGTAAACAAAAAAGGTAAAGTTCGTAGAGCACGTATTTTCTACTTCAGAGATCTTACTGGTAAAAAAGCTAGAATTACTGAGAAAAGAAGATAA
- a CDS encoding glycosyltransferase family 39 protein: MNNFKSFIKNNALISWVIGFQFFRFLILPFMGLMPQDAYYFLYGQNLSLSYFDHPGMIGYLLRLFSEIFGKSVFVIKLTDFTITTFTILAFCKLASYFLSKSKTERALILITSTLFISILSFNSTPDVPLLLFWTLSLICLYKAIFEENKKYWIFAGIAMGLAFNSKYTALLLQFGLIAFLVFSNEYRKLLKSPWLWLSILISILVMFPVYWWNYQHDFASFNFQSSERTSSISEFNFSATYFFGAIAHQLLLLLPVLFLVMITITFKFIKRAIVKWKLPNAKTLFLLAFFIPTFVGFFSITPIYWVKLNWMMPSYISGIILAGMFINQKLIKTQLIFSVIFHLLVLIQVLFYVAPIKSDDTWIGWKELSLEIEKLQKKHPNTFVFSDDNYKTSACLNFYMNQKVYAQNVIGLPALHFDYLGDDLSNLDAKNALFIDSDKRFTNVSKNGEIHPELKNYFEKVTELEPIIIKINEKEVRKFWVFYCENYQSKNQ, from the coding sequence ATGAATAATTTTAAATCTTTTATTAAAAATAATGCGCTGATTTCTTGGGTGATAGGATTTCAATTTTTTCGATTTTTGATACTTCCTTTTATGGGATTAATGCCTCAAGATGCCTATTATTTTTTGTATGGTCAAAACTTATCACTTTCCTATTTTGATCATCCTGGAATGATTGGTTATTTATTAAGATTGTTTTCAGAAATTTTTGGAAAATCGGTTTTTGTCATCAAATTGACAGATTTTACAATTACAACTTTTACAATACTCGCTTTTTGTAAATTAGCTTCCTATTTTTTATCGAAAAGTAAAACTGAAAGAGCCTTAATTTTAATCACTTCTACCCTATTTATCTCAATTTTATCATTCAATTCAACTCCAGATGTTCCATTATTATTATTCTGGACGTTAAGTTTGATTTGTCTTTACAAAGCCATTTTTGAAGAAAATAAAAAATATTGGATTTTTGCAGGAATTGCAATGGGTTTGGCTTTTAACAGCAAATACACAGCCCTTTTATTGCAATTCGGATTGATTGCATTTTTAGTTTTTTCAAATGAGTATCGAAAATTATTAAAATCACCTTGGCTTTGGTTATCAATCTTGATATCAATTTTGGTAATGTTTCCTGTTTATTGGTGGAATTATCAGCATGATTTTGCTTCATTCAACTTTCAATCCTCAGAAAGAACAAGTTCAATCTCTGAATTTAATTTTTCAGCAACCTATTTTTTTGGAGCAATTGCGCATCAATTATTGCTTTTATTGCCAGTTTTATTTTTAGTGATGATAACAATCACTTTCAAATTTATCAAAAGAGCAATTGTGAAATGGAAACTACCAAATGCAAAAACATTGTTTTTACTGGCTTTTTTCATTCCAACTTTTGTGGGATTTTTCTCAATTACACCCATTTATTGGGTAAAACTCAACTGGATGATGCCATCGTACATCAGTGGAATCATATTGGCTGGAATGTTTATCAACCAGAAATTAATCAAAACGCAATTGATATTTTCTGTAATATTTCATTTATTGGTTTTGATTCAAGTTTTATTTTATGTTGCACCCATAAAAAGTGACGATACTTGGATTGGTTGGAAAGAATTGTCTTTAGAAATAGAAAAATTGCAAAAAAAACATCCAAATACTTTTGTGTTTTCTGATGATAATTACAAAACAAGTGCTTGTTTAAACTTTTACATGAATCAGAAAGTGTATGCTCAAAATGTCATTGGATTACCCGCTTTGCATTTTGATTATTTAGGAGATGATTTATCAAATCTAGATGCAAAAAACGCACTTTTTATAGATTCAGATAAGCGTTTTACCAATGTTTCAAAGAATGGAGAAATCCATCCAGAATTAAAAAATTACTTTGAAAAAGTAACTGAACTTGAACCAATTATCATCAAAATAAACGAAAAAGAAGTTCGTAAATTTTGGGTTTTCTATTGCGAAAATTATCAATCAAAAAATCAGTAA
- the trmD gene encoding tRNA (guanosine(37)-N1)-methyltransferase TrmD: MRIDIISAAPNLLESPFNHSIIKRAQQSGIAKIVIHDLREYGLGKYKQIDDTQFGGGAGMVLMMEPIVNCIKKLQSERSYDELIYMTPDAKVLNQSTANSLSIKENLLILTGHYKGVDQRIRDKYITKEISIGDYVITGGELAAAVLVDAVIRLIPGAIGDEQSALTDSFQDNLLSPPIYTRPAEFEGMKVPEILLSGNFPKIDDWRMEKAFERTKSIRPDLLKDE; this comes from the coding sequence ATGCGCATAGACATCATTTCAGCAGCTCCAAATTTGTTAGAAAGTCCTTTCAATCATTCTATTATAAAAAGAGCGCAACAAAGTGGCATTGCCAAAATTGTGATTCACGATTTGCGAGAATATGGTTTGGGAAAATACAAGCAAATTGATGATACACAATTTGGAGGTGGTGCTGGAATGGTTTTAATGATGGAACCAATTGTAAACTGCATTAAAAAATTACAATCAGAAAGAAGTTATGACGAACTTATTTACATGACTCCAGATGCAAAAGTATTGAATCAATCAACCGCAAATTCACTGTCAATAAAAGAAAATTTATTGATTTTAACAGGACATTATAAAGGTGTAGATCAGCGAATTAGAGACAAATACATCACCAAAGAAATTTCTATTGGAGATTATGTAATTACAGGTGGTGAATTGGCTGCAGCTGTTTTGGTTGATGCTGTTATACGTTTAATTCCTGGTGCTATTGGCGATGAACAATCTGCTTTAACAGACTCTTTTCAAGACAATTTATTGTCACCACCAATTTATACAAGGCCTGCAGAATTTGAAGGAATGAAAGTTCCCGAAATTTTATTGTCTGGAAATTTTCCAAAAATTGATGATTGGCGCATGGAAAAAGCCTTTGAAAGAACAAAATCAATAAGACCAGATTTGCTCAAAGATGAATAA
- a CDS encoding acyl-CoA thioesterase: MSNFKYVKDSQVVITQLMLPSHSNFSGKIHGGFILNLMDQIAFACASKHSGQYCVTASVNKVDFVNPIEVGELVTLKASVNFTGRTSMVIGLRVDSENIRTGETKHCNSSYFTMVAKDEDGNSTPVPGLILTSKAEIRRFARSIIRQQESKNRTSRFDKNTFKIDDYLSYFEESNSKIELNL; encoded by the coding sequence ATGAGTAATTTTAAATATGTGAAAGATTCACAAGTAGTCATTACTCAATTGATGTTGCCATCTCACTCTAATTTTAGCGGAAAAATTCATGGTGGTTTTATTTTAAATTTGATGGATCAAATTGCCTTTGCATGTGCTTCAAAACATTCAGGACAATATTGTGTTACAGCTTCTGTTAATAAAGTTGATTTTGTAAATCCGATTGAAGTTGGAGAATTAGTAACCTTAAAAGCCTCTGTAAATTTTACAGGACGAACTTCTATGGTTATTGGTTTGCGTGTAGATTCTGAAAACATCAGAACTGGAGAAACAAAACACTGCAATTCTTCCTATTTTACAATGGTTGCCAAAGATGAAGATGGAAATAGTACTCCTGTTCCAGGATTGATTTTAACTTCAAAAGCTGAAATAAGACGCTTTGCAAGAAGCATTATCAGACAACAAGAATCCAAAAATAGAACCTCAAGATTTGATAAAAATACTTTTAAAATTGATGATTATTTATCTTATTTTGAAGAAAGTAACTCGAAAATTGAACTAAATTTATAG
- a CDS encoding 6-phosphogluconate dehydrogenase, whose amino-acid sequence MKKFLSILVSVIVIVAVIYFSFIYFATFSEGVRSGELIKISKKGILFKTWEGEISQGISGAQIFSFSVEKNNKQVIEDLKNYQGHYVKVDYVERYKTLFWLGDTKYFITKVTQEDSPHFRTKNNK is encoded by the coding sequence ATGAAAAAATTTTTATCAATTTTGGTTTCAGTAATTGTTATTGTTGCTGTTATCTATTTCAGTTTTATTTATTTTGCCACTTTTAGTGAAGGAGTTCGCTCTGGCGAATTGATCAAAATAAGTAAAAAAGGCATTTTATTTAAAACTTGGGAAGGAGAAATTAGTCAAGGAATTTCGGGCGCTCAAATATTTTCATTTTCTGTAGAAAAAAACAATAAACAGGTTATTGAAGACCTTAAAAACTACCAAGGTCATTATGTAAAAGTTGATTATGTAGAACGCTACAAAACCCTTTTTTGGTTGGGAGATACTAAATATTTTATCACCAAAGTTACCCAAGAAGACTCTCCTCATTTTAGAACTAAAAACAATAAATAA